In Paralichthys olivaceus isolate ysfri-2021 chromosome 13, ASM2471397v2, whole genome shotgun sequence, the following are encoded in one genomic region:
- the arhgef2b gene encoding rho guanine nucleotide exchange factor 2 yields the protein MSRLLESRRQDRMKEINLKNKEKEHLKVREKEAREREARYSNGHLFTSLTVSSTTLCSSCNRSITAKEALSCPACNVTIHNRCRDSLANCAKMKQRQQKLSMARNSSALQSVALRTKTPMMKERPSSAIYPSERRQSLLGSKRVRSGLSLAKSVSTNNIAGGLEDSAGLRKIFSQSTESLNFRSRTLSMESLTDDGEWWWSPLLEELQVEGSCVQADSWSLAVEPKFLQTLHKDLIKQQDVIYELIQTEFHHVRTLRIMEGVYRRGMQEEVMLEAGVVHTIFPCLDQLLELHSNFLSELLNKRKEGLMEGSSSNFTVRSIGDLLLRQFSGACADDMKKLYSEFCSRHPKAVKLYKEVFARDRRLQQLVRRVCRGPLLRRHGVQECILLVTQRITKYPVIIQRILDNTKGSEEVQALSKALQLLKGLISSVDQEVLELDRTRRLQEIQARLDPRARAEVHGGGVFKGGELLRRRLLHEGSLLWKVQGSRMKDVQVLLMSDILVFLQDKDQKFTFASLDKSPVLSLTNLIVRDIANQERGMYLISDSTPPVMYELHASSKDDRRTWMMWIQQAALSCLSREEFPLIETEDKALLRTITADIQQKNREVLELLQERATLFSDLVEARGGAEEGGGMEVSTSSTRSSSSSLLCRNLFRADTPHAPRGEPLLVAALAEVDKLAKLLFDSNTQRSTVTNGNQKLSNGDSGSLNGSFDLNNTSSQDRNGNQLQERTANKEARQLLVNLNLHLHALQAAVICQDSILELSVRAGPAPSTQGSTSGPVSGPCMCRSISRDTGLDTSGETMLLRQQVELLQQELTRLHLREEEPEKVERGSRRRGNGEIKDVIKEEAVSKRRGSRELEPRPTVPLASQNVVDQLDGCKERKEEIEEEMMISPRSDSPRDLQDIPEESECGAEPS from the exons ATGTCCCGGCTGCTGGAGAGTAGGAGACAGGACAGGATGAAGGAAATCAACCTGAAG AATAAGGAGAAGGAGCATCTGAaggtgagagagaaggaggcgAGGGAGCGAGAGGCCAGGTACAGTAACGGTCACCTGTTCACGTCTCTGACTGTGTCCTCCACCACGTTATGCTCGTCCTGCAACAGGAGCATCACCGCCAAGGAGGCGCTCAGCTGCCCAG cctgcAATGTCACCATTCACAACCGCTGCAGAGACAGTTTGGCCAACTGTGCCAAGATGAAACAGAGG caACAGAAGCTGTCGATGGCCAGAAACAGTTCAGCTCTGCAGAGCGTCGCCCTCCGGACCAAAA CTCCAATGATGAAGGAGCGTCCGAGCTCGGCCATCTATCCGTCCGAACGTCGTCAGTCGCTGCTCGGCTCAAAACGAGTTCGCTCTGGACTCTCGCTCGCTAAGAGCGTCTCCACCAATAACATCGCAGG gggTTTGGAGGACTCTGCAGGTCTCAGGAAGATTTTCTCTCAGTCGACCGAGTCTTTAAACTTCAGGAGCAGAACTTTGTCAATGGAGTCCCTTACTGACGACG GTGAATGGTGGTGGAGCCccctgctggaggagctgcaggtggaGGGCAGCTGTGTTCAGGCCGACAGTTGGAGTCTCGCTGTCGAACCAAAGTTCCTGCAGACGCTTCACAAAGACCTCATCAAACAGCAGGACGTCATCTACG AGCTGATCCAGACGGAGTTTCATCACGTGCGGACATTGCGGATCATGGAGGGCGTCTACCGGCGGGGGATGCAGGAAGAGGTGATGCTGGAGGCGGGTGTGGTTCACACCATCTTCCCCTGTCTGGACCAGCTGCTGGAGCTCCACTCCAACTTCCTGTCTGAGCTGCTGaacaagaggaaggagggaCTGATGGAGGGCAGCTCCAGCAACTTCACTGTCCGCAGTATCGGAGACCTGCTGCTCAGACAG ttttcaGGTGCGTGTGCAGACGACATGAAGAAACTTTACTCAGAGTTCTGCAGTCGACACCCGAAAGCTGTGAAACTCTACAAAGAAGTTTTTGCTCGAGACCGAAGACTGCAGCAGTTAGTCAGG CGTGTCTGTCGTGGTCCTCTGCTGCGTCGTCATGGCGTCCAGGAGTGCATCCTGCTGGTGACACAACGAATCACCAAGTACCCCGTCATCATCCAGCGAATCCTCGACAACACTAAAG GCAGTGAGGAGGTGCAGGctttgagcaaggcactgcAGCTCCTGAAGGGTCTGATCAGCTCGGTGGATCAGGAGGTTCTGGAGCTGGACCGaaccaggaggctgcaggagatcCAGGCCCGTCTGGACCCGAGGGCTCGGGCAGAGGTCCACGGAGGAGGAGTGTTCAAAGGAGGAGAGCTACTGAGGAGGAGGCTCCTTCATGAGGGGTCACTCCTCTGGAAGGTCCAGGGCTCCAGAATGAAAG ATGTGCAGGTGCTGCTGATGTCAGACATCCTGGTTTTCCTTCAGGACAAAGATCAGAAATTCACCTTTGCATCACTG gATAAGTCTCCAGTGCTGTCTCTGACTAACCTGATTGTCAGAGACATAGCCAATCAGGAGCGAGGGATGTACCTGATCAGTGACTCCACCCCTCCAGTGATGTATGAACTGCACGCTTCCTCCAAAGATGACCGCCGTACCTGGATGATGTGGATCCAGCAGGCTGCTCTCAG ttgtctGTCCAGAGAAGAGTTTCCTCTCATTGAGACTGAAGACAAAGCTTTACTGAGAACAATCACAG CTGATATCCAGCAGAAGAACAGGGAGGTGCTGGAGCTACTGCAGGAGCGCGCCACTCTGTTTTCTGACCTGGTGGAGgcaagaggaggagcagaagaaggaggaggtaTGGAGGTGAGCACCTCCTCCACCAGGAGCTCCTCCAGCTCATTGCTCTGCAGGAACCTTTTCAGGGCCGACACTCCTCACGCTCCTCGGGGGGAGCCGCTGCTCGTTGCCGCCCTCGCTGAAG TCGACAAACTGGCgaagctgctgtttgactcCAACACGCAGAGATCGACTGTAACCAACGGCAACCAGAAGCTCAGCA ACGGTGACTCTGGTTCTCTGAACGGCTCGTTTGACCTGAACAACACCTCGTCACAG GACAGAAACGGGAACCAGCTGCAGGAACGAACTGCAAACAAG GAAGCCCGTCAGCTATTGGTCAATCTGAACCTCCATCTTCACGCCCTGCAG GCTGCTGTGATTTGTCAAGACTCAATCCTGGAGCTGTCAGTCAGAGCAGGTCCCGCCCCCTCCACCCAAGGCTCCACCTCTGGTCCCGTTTCTGGTCCCTGCATGTGTCGCTCTATTTCGCGGGACACAGGATTAGACACCAGTGGGGAGACAATGTTGCTACGGCAACAGGTGGAGCTCCTGCAGCAGGAATTGACACGCCTGCatctgagggaggaggagcctGAGAAGGTGGAAcgaggcagcaggaggaggggcaATGGAGAAATCAAAGATGTCATCAAGGAGGAAGCG GTGAGCAAGAGGCGTGGCAGCAGGGAACTGGAGCCCCGCCCCACTGTGCCATTGGCCAGTCAGAATGTAGTTGATCAATTAGATGGCTGcaaggagagaaaggaggagataGAGGAGGAAATGATGATCTCTCCCCGCTCTGACAGCCCAAGAG aCCTGCAGGACATCCCAGAGGAGAGCGAGTGTGGAGCAGAGCCAAGTTAG
- the tmem79b gene encoding transmembrane protein 79 isoform X2 yields the protein MESEKSPFLGPRRASQDYNQHGCQYEWTKDTSPARCGRGCPSRDILKMGVSLVTSALFFPFLVWGGFVFLPFDAPLLDGAPLRLVYTLRCSVFAATPIVLGWLVLGVTRLRSGVLRPLFDDETKEAELYDVTIHYRFVSDSTSLFLIYFLQLVVMAMYLSQEHLKLVPLLTVVFAFGRLIYWVAAAFGSSVRGFGFGLSFLPSLAMMVANIYFIFTVEAAGSIFSLLPPPETLTPPSGRQRFWG from the exons ATGGAGTCAGAGAAGAGTCCCTTCCTGGGTCCCAGAAGAGCATCGCAGGACTACAACCAACATGGCTGCCAGTACGAGTGGACCAAAGACACGTCCCCTGCCAGAT GTGGGCGGGGCTGTCCCAGTAGAGACATCCTGAAGATGGGTGTATCCTTGGTGACCTCAGCGCTCTTCTTCCCCTTCCTGGTGTGGGGGGGATTTGTGTTCCTGCCGTTTGACGCCCCCTTGCTGGATGGCGCCCCCTTGAGGCTCGTCTACACATTGCGCTGCTCGGTGTTTGCAGCCACACCCATCGTCCTCG GTTGGTTGGTCCTGGGCGTCACTCGGCTCCGCTCGGGCGTGTTGCGGCCTCTGTTTGATGATGAGACGAAGGAGGCGGAGCTTTATGATGTCACCATCCACTACCGCTTTGTCTCTGACTCCACCTCCTTGTTCCTGATCTACTTCCTGCAGCTGGTTGTCATGGCAATGTACCTGAGCCAAGAACATCTGAAGCTTGTCCCCCTGCTGACGGTCGTCTTTGCCTTTGGACG GCTTATTTACTGGGTGGCTGCTGCTTTTGGGAGCAGTGTTCGTGGTTTTGGTTTTGGCCTCTCTTTCCTGCCGAGTCTTGCCATGATGGTCGCCAACATCTACTTCATCTTCACGGTGGAGGCGGCAGGTTCCATTTTcagcctcctgcctcctcctgagACGCTGACTCCGCCCTCCGGCAGACAGAGGTTCTGGGGATGA
- the LOC109644353 gene encoding tropomyosin alpha-3 chain-like isoform X2 encodes MKVIENRALKDEEKMEHLEVQLREAKQIAEEADRKYEEVARKHLMVEAELERAEDRAERAESNVRRLEEQLRSFDQSLKSLQATEDKYSQKEDRYEEEIKNLSGKLKEAESRAECAERSVAKLEKTIDDLEDTLTSARNANMELQATLNQTMEELNSC; translated from the exons ATGAAGGTGATCGAGAACAGAGCTCTGAAGGACGAGGAGAAGATGGAGCATCTGGAGGTTCAGCTCAGAGAAGCCAAACAGATCGCTGAGGAGGCTGACCGCAAATATGAGGAG gtggcTCGTAAACATCTGATGGTGGAAGCAGAGCTGGAACGAGCTGAAGACAGAGCGGAGCGAGCTGAGAG TAATGTTCGGAGGTTGGAGGAGCAGTTGAGGAGTTTTGACCAATCACTGAAGAGCCTGCAGGCAACTGAAGACAAG tattCTCAGAAAGAGGACCGGTATGAAGAGGAGATCAAGAACTTGAGTGGGAAACTCAAAGAG GCCGAGAGCAGAGCGGAGTGTGCCGAGCGTTCAGTGGCCAAACTGGAGAAAACCATCGATGACTTGGAAG ATACTTTGACTTCAGCCAGAAACGCAAACATGGAGCTTCAGGCGACGCTGAATCAGACGATGGAGGAACTCAACTCCtgctga
- the tmem79b gene encoding transmembrane protein 79 isoform X1, with translation MRRHTEGEDEVVTSSMTESSTLQWPGDRQIGGKTGEGQTGGQTGGKMGEGQTGKRDRMSVRSSEETSWTESERELMADRRRRSGSVGEWEGLTTYLEKEVEPTENHLPEKAAQVFSPAVTVLPSLSSPRQSEAFWDMESEKSPFLGPRRASQDYNQHGCQYEWTKDTSPARCGRGCPSRDILKMGVSLVTSALFFPFLVWGGFVFLPFDAPLLDGAPLRLVYTLRCSVFAATPIVLGWLVLGVTRLRSGVLRPLFDDETKEAELYDVTIHYRFVSDSTSLFLIYFLQLVVMAMYLSQEHLKLVPLLTVVFAFGRLIYWVAAAFGSSVRGFGFGLSFLPSLAMMVANIYFIFTVEAAGSIFSLLPPPETLTPPSGRQRFWG, from the exons atGAGAAGACACACTGAGGGAGAGGACGAGGTGGTGACATCATCAATGACGGAGTCTAGCACGCTGCAGTGgcctggagacagacagataggTGGAAAGACAGGTgaaggacagacaggtggacagacgGGTGGTAAGATGGGTGAAGGACAGACGGGTAAAAGGGACAGGATGAGTGTGAGGTCAAGCGAGGAGACAAGTTggacagaaagtgagagagagctgATGGCAGATAGGCGTAGGAGGTCGGGATCAGTTGGAGAGTGGGAGGGGTTGACGACATACCTGGAAAAGGAGGTGGAGCCTACAGAGAATCACCTCCCAGAAAAAGCTGCTCAGGTGTTTAGTCCTGCAGTGACCGTCCTACCCTCCCTGTCCTCACCCAGACAGAGTGAGGCATTCTGGGATATGGAGTCAGAGAAGAGTCCCTTCCTGGGTCCCAGAAGAGCATCGCAGGACTACAACCAACATGGCTGCCAGTACGAGTGGACCAAAGACACGTCCCCTGCCAGAT GTGGGCGGGGCTGTCCCAGTAGAGACATCCTGAAGATGGGTGTATCCTTGGTGACCTCAGCGCTCTTCTTCCCCTTCCTGGTGTGGGGGGGATTTGTGTTCCTGCCGTTTGACGCCCCCTTGCTGGATGGCGCCCCCTTGAGGCTCGTCTACACATTGCGCTGCTCGGTGTTTGCAGCCACACCCATCGTCCTCG GTTGGTTGGTCCTGGGCGTCACTCGGCTCCGCTCGGGCGTGTTGCGGCCTCTGTTTGATGATGAGACGAAGGAGGCGGAGCTTTATGATGTCACCATCCACTACCGCTTTGTCTCTGACTCCACCTCCTTGTTCCTGATCTACTTCCTGCAGCTGGTTGTCATGGCAATGTACCTGAGCCAAGAACATCTGAAGCTTGTCCCCCTGCTGACGGTCGTCTTTGCCTTTGGACG GCTTATTTACTGGGTGGCTGCTGCTTTTGGGAGCAGTGTTCGTGGTTTTGGTTTTGGCCTCTCTTTCCTGCCGAGTCTTGCCATGATGGTCGCCAACATCTACTTCATCTTCACGGTGGAGGCGGCAGGTTCCATTTTcagcctcctgcctcctcctgagACGCTGACTCCGCCCTCCGGCAGACAGAGGTTCTGGGGATGA
- the LOC109644353 gene encoding tropomyosin alpha-3 chain-like isoform X1 translates to MSGGGVNSIDAVKKKIKVLQDQAEEAEERAERLQKEVEKEKRSKEEAEAEVTALGRRLQLSEENLDRAQERLSTALHKLDEVEKSADESERGMKVIENRALKDEEKMEHLEVQLREAKQIAEEADRKYEEVARKHLMVEAELERAEDRAERAESNVRRLEEQLRSFDQSLKSLQATEDKYSQKEDRYEEEIKNLSGKLKEAESRAECAERSVAKLEKTIDDLEDTLTSARNANMELQATLNQTMEELNSC, encoded by the exons atgagtggaggaggagtgaaCAGCATCGatgcagtgaagaagaagatcaAGGTTCTGCAGGATCAGGCAGAGGAGGCCGAGGAGAGGGCGGAGCGACTGcagaaggaggtggagaaggagaagaggagcaaaGAGGAG GCGGAGGCGGAGGTGACAGCTCTGGGTCGTCgtctgcagctcagtgaggaGAATCTGGACCGAGCTCAGGAGAGACTCTCCACCGCCCTCCACAAACTGGACGAGGTGGAGAAGTCTGCGGACGAGAGCGAGAG AGGTATGAAGGTGATCGAGAACAGAGCTCTGAAGGACGAGGAGAAGATGGAGCATCTGGAGGTTCAGCTCAGAGAAGCCAAACAGATCGCTGAGGAGGCTGACCGCAAATATGAGGAG gtggcTCGTAAACATCTGATGGTGGAAGCAGAGCTGGAACGAGCTGAAGACAGAGCGGAGCGAGCTGAGAG TAATGTTCGGAGGTTGGAGGAGCAGTTGAGGAGTTTTGACCAATCACTGAAGAGCCTGCAGGCAACTGAAGACAAG tattCTCAGAAAGAGGACCGGTATGAAGAGGAGATCAAGAACTTGAGTGGGAAACTCAAAGAG GCCGAGAGCAGAGCGGAGTGTGCCGAGCGTTCAGTGGCCAAACTGGAGAAAACCATCGATGACTTGGAAG ATACTTTGACTTCAGCCAGAAACGCAAACATGGAGCTTCAGGCGACGCTGAATCAGACGATGGAGGAACTCAACTCCtgctga